Proteins encoded by one window of Acidipropionibacterium virtanenii:
- a CDS encoding right-handed parallel beta-helix repeat-containing protein, with translation MTTPIRHRPSSRHKALLVAMAAALAIASLVLPRTSAVAAGQIIAHDTMSHGESKGWGGANSGGVYTASPADAGAVSGGTASLVSPAPGGTAVVTLNSVRAQNATSRIDVLLPSLPAGNSKVYITHFLRGTDLNSYAAMMVVSSDGTSLLVLERIRNGVETKFSTVTGPRMAAGRPTTLEVSLAGTNPVQVGIKAWSTAGREPTGWAAVASDSSAGRVTAPGATGVDVYASKSGTVTPVRFDNLLTRATTTAPENSTTPAPSSTPRPTTPTTAPATTAEPTTAAPAGTAYAGQRLHAGATAPGSQSYGVAANAKYVATTGSDAGPGTKASPFRTISAATRAARDGGTVVVRGGVYHEQAVVYPHNRLTVEAYPGEAVWLDGSQMVSGWVKSGSTWVKNGWTAFFDASPTYTKGAPDGTEENWTWINPRYPMASHPDQIWVDGTALRQVATRTAVTAGTFFVDESAKQLVMGSDPTNRKVEASTLVEAMSIRSKNSLIRGIGVRRYATSIPGMGAVTTFFPGVTFDNMTIIDNAATGLFTGASNVTVKNVTVRNNGLLGLDANHADGLTVKSLLSTGNNSQHFNTAPVSGAMKITTSRNVTVTDSAFINNNGQGPWFDESVYNATFSHNDVVGNEGNALVFELSDRLIAADNVFTNNGDDAVAIMNSGNATIWNNTIIGNGGGIDITQDYRRASDLRLPGHDRRRPVPDPTMPWIVRNVSVANNIVSQSKGEYILRIADWSRGFTGAQMVSRSEGNLLHRASAATPTYTAVWSPHVGAGSKGYATLRDYQSATERDSSSILVTGASPLTANLQLTSQYSSRASSALPISADVAAAAPRLTQGARILGASH, from the coding sequence GTGACCACGCCGATCCGACACCGTCCCTCATCCCGGCACAAGGCCCTGCTGGTGGCGATGGCAGCGGCCCTCGCGATCGCCTCCCTCGTCCTGCCCCGGACCTCGGCTGTGGCGGCGGGCCAGATCATCGCCCACGACACGATGAGTCACGGCGAATCCAAAGGCTGGGGCGGCGCGAACAGTGGGGGCGTCTACACCGCCTCACCGGCAGATGCCGGCGCGGTCAGCGGAGGGACGGCGTCTTTGGTGAGCCCCGCACCGGGAGGCACCGCTGTCGTGACGCTGAACTCGGTCAGGGCTCAGAACGCCACCAGCCGCATCGACGTCCTGCTGCCGTCGTTGCCGGCCGGTAACAGCAAGGTGTACATCACACATTTTCTCCGCGGCACTGATCTCAATTCCTACGCGGCCATGATGGTGGTCTCCTCCGACGGCACGAGTCTTCTGGTCCTCGAGCGCATCAGGAACGGCGTCGAGACCAAGTTCTCCACCGTGACCGGTCCGAGGATGGCGGCCGGGAGGCCCACGACTCTTGAGGTGTCGCTGGCGGGCACGAACCCTGTCCAGGTGGGAATCAAGGCCTGGTCGACGGCCGGTCGCGAACCCACCGGATGGGCTGCAGTGGCATCAGACAGCAGCGCCGGACGCGTCACCGCCCCGGGCGCCACAGGGGTCGACGTCTACGCGTCGAAGTCCGGAACGGTGACCCCCGTCCGATTCGACAACCTGCTGACCAGGGCCACCACCACTGCCCCGGAGAACTCCACCACGCCGGCTCCCTCCTCGACTCCGAGGCCCACCACGCCCACAACAGCACCGGCCACCACAGCGGAACCCACGACTGCGGCTCCGGCCGGCACCGCATACGCCGGCCAGCGTCTCCATGCGGGTGCCACGGCTCCCGGATCCCAGTCCTACGGCGTCGCGGCGAATGCCAAGTACGTGGCAACCACCGGATCAGATGCCGGTCCTGGCACCAAGGCCAGCCCGTTCAGAACGATCAGTGCCGCGACCAGGGCCGCCAGGGACGGCGGCACGGTGGTGGTGCGCGGTGGCGTATACCACGAGCAGGCCGTCGTCTACCCGCACAACAGACTGACGGTCGAGGCCTACCCGGGAGAAGCCGTCTGGCTCGACGGTTCCCAGATGGTCTCGGGCTGGGTGAAATCCGGCAGCACGTGGGTGAAGAACGGCTGGACCGCCTTCTTCGATGCCAGCCCCACCTACACCAAGGGCGCCCCGGACGGAACGGAGGAGAACTGGACGTGGATCAACCCGAGGTATCCGATGGCCTCCCATCCCGACCAGATCTGGGTCGACGGTACAGCCCTGAGGCAGGTCGCCACCCGTACCGCGGTCACGGCCGGGACCTTCTTCGTCGACGAGTCCGCGAAGCAGCTGGTGATGGGCAGTGACCCGACGAACAGGAAGGTCGAGGCCAGCACCCTCGTCGAGGCCATGTCGATCCGCTCGAAGAACTCCCTGATCCGGGGGATCGGCGTGCGCCGCTATGCCACCAGTATCCCCGGGATGGGCGCTGTCACCACCTTCTTCCCGGGTGTCACCTTCGACAACATGACGATCATCGACAACGCGGCAACCGGACTCTTCACCGGCGCCAGCAACGTGACGGTGAAGAACGTCACGGTGCGCAACAACGGCCTCCTGGGCCTTGATGCGAATCACGCCGACGGGCTCACCGTGAAGTCACTGCTGTCGACAGGCAACAACTCGCAGCACTTCAACACGGCTCCGGTATCCGGCGCCATGAAGATCACCACATCTCGAAATGTCACCGTCACCGACAGCGCATTCATCAACAACAACGGACAGGGCCCCTGGTTCGACGAGTCTGTGTACAACGCAACTTTCTCCCACAATGACGTCGTCGGCAACGAGGGCAACGCTCTGGTCTTCGAACTGTCCGATCGCCTGATCGCCGCGGACAACGTCTTCACCAACAACGGCGATGACGCCGTAGCGATCATGAACAGCGGGAACGCCACGATCTGGAACAACACCATCATCGGCAACGGCGGCGGCATCGATATCACCCAGGACTACCGGCGGGCCTCCGATCTGAGACTCCCCGGCCACGACAGGCGCCGACCCGTGCCCGACCCGACGATGCCCTGGATCGTGCGGAATGTGTCAGTCGCCAACAACATCGTCTCCCAGAGCAAGGGCGAGTACATTCTGCGGATCGCTGACTGGTCGCGGGGGTTCACCGGTGCGCAGATGGTCTCCCGGAGCGAGGGCAACCTCCTGCACAGGGCATCGGCGGCCACGCCGACCTACACGGCCGTGTGGTCGCCTCATGTCGGTGCGGGCAGCAAGGGTTACGCGACCTTGCGGGACTACCAGTCGGCCACGGAACGGGACTCCTCGTCCATACTGGTCACCGGCGCCTCGCCGCTCACGGCGAACCTGCAGCTCACATCCCAGTACTCATCGCGAGCGTCTTCAGCGCTGCCGATCAGTGCGGACGTGGCCGCCGCCGCGCCGCGCCTCACGCAGGGAGCGAGGATCCTGGGCGCGAGCCACTGA
- a CDS encoding glycosyltransferase family 39 protein, giving the protein MTRFRQADSAGPAAEVVTPMGRKAHIWALAFLVGGFVGMPVVIGLAAGSLGLPRNDAWSYSWIAQHFGRTAQITMLGWNRSALVGQVVVLGPLATSITAQHVFVALCGAVCLVAAYHLVLPRAGGRAALLAAAALGAVPEFGLLTTSYMADIPALAGVLTCLWAGDRAVRRTSSLSLWLGLIAGIWAVTVREQAILAPVAVLIAGWWARRPSRRQVVAGGMIVLAGVVAFEVWRRTLSGDDPLGSTGISVEETASVVVKMFFTSGLYLLPVLCAVVRPLRWRKRTWWLTSGLVLLGLVWVFQSRRSMLLGNYLGDTVAYPVASVGAPAILPTALWGLFPVLAVVGAGLLAGQLIEGAFVRDPLLIVAGALLVLGTLAQGAVGQVIFSRYLLLLVPVVAGVVLPARKGTAGAPSGMTGPGFRFAIVGACLLGLLGLVLTAATDSYDAARWRAAEGLVAAGEAPRDVDAGLEWVGTHSDRKFLPRATGRPSGGGWYVDHFRTSRACVVVSGSPQHRRGAGETHPYPRFVARALGTAQLHIYRDRC; this is encoded by the coding sequence ATGACCCGGTTCAGGCAGGCCGATTCCGCGGGGCCCGCGGCAGAGGTGGTGACACCGATGGGCCGGAAGGCCCACATCTGGGCTCTCGCTTTCCTGGTGGGCGGGTTCGTCGGCATGCCAGTTGTGATCGGTCTTGCCGCCGGGAGTCTGGGGCTCCCTCGGAACGATGCATGGTCGTACTCGTGGATCGCCCAGCACTTCGGTCGGACCGCACAGATCACGATGCTCGGCTGGAACAGATCGGCACTGGTCGGGCAGGTGGTTGTCCTCGGTCCTCTGGCAACGTCGATCACGGCTCAGCACGTGTTCGTCGCCCTGTGCGGTGCGGTCTGCCTCGTCGCCGCCTACCACCTGGTCCTGCCGAGGGCGGGAGGTCGCGCGGCCCTGCTCGCCGCGGCGGCACTTGGAGCGGTTCCTGAGTTCGGTCTGCTGACGACGTCCTACATGGCCGACATCCCCGCTCTGGCCGGTGTTCTCACCTGCCTGTGGGCGGGCGACCGGGCGGTCCGCCGCACGTCTTCCCTCAGCTTGTGGCTGGGTCTGATTGCCGGGATCTGGGCGGTGACGGTGCGCGAACAGGCGATTCTCGCCCCGGTGGCAGTGCTGATCGCCGGATGGTGGGCACGTCGTCCCTCCCGCCGCCAGGTGGTGGCCGGAGGAATGATCGTCCTTGCCGGGGTGGTGGCATTCGAGGTCTGGCGCCGGACGCTGTCGGGAGACGATCCGCTGGGCTCCACCGGGATATCGGTGGAGGAGACCGCGAGCGTTGTGGTGAAGATGTTCTTCACCTCGGGTCTGTATCTGCTTCCTGTCCTGTGTGCCGTGGTACGCCCACTGCGGTGGCGGAAACGCACCTGGTGGTTGACGAGCGGGCTCGTGCTGCTAGGTCTCGTCTGGGTGTTTCAGTCACGGCGATCCATGCTGCTGGGCAACTATCTCGGCGATACCGTTGCCTATCCGGTGGCCTCCGTCGGTGCACCCGCCATCCTTCCCACGGCGCTGTGGGGGCTGTTCCCCGTGCTGGCGGTCGTGGGTGCCGGCCTTCTTGCCGGGCAGCTCATTGAGGGCGCCTTCGTCCGGGATCCCCTACTGATCGTCGCCGGCGCACTGCTGGTGCTGGGGACGCTCGCCCAGGGCGCCGTGGGCCAAGTCATCTTCAGCCGGTACCTCCTCCTTCTGGTCCCAGTGGTGGCGGGCGTCGTCCTGCCGGCCAGGAAGGGAACCGCCGGCGCACCGTCGGGAATGACCGGGCCGGGGTTCAGATTCGCGATCGTCGGTGCGTGTCTGCTGGGTCTTCTCGGACTGGTCCTGACCGCCGCCACTGATTCATACGATGCTGCACGATGGAGGGCCGCCGAAGGCCTGGTAGCCGCCGGTGAGGCGCCGCGCGATGTCGATGCGGGGCTGGAATGGGTGGGTACCCATTCTGACCGGAAGTTCCTGCCCCGGGCTACCGGACGGCCCTCGGGTGGCGGGTGGTACGTCGATCACTTCAGGACTTCGCGGGCGTGCGTCGTGGTCTCCGGTTCCCCGCAGCACCGGAGAGGGGCCGGCGAGACCCACCCTTATCCAAGGTTCGTGGCGCGGGCACTGGGGACCGCGCAACTCCACATCTACCGGGACCGGTGCTGA
- a CDS encoding glycosyltransferase family 2 protein: MSAGAPQRRLVVAVATFRRPQLLAGLLPLLDEQARDVASAELSSGILVVDNDPDGSAGPQVTTAALSTPLSLVAEPRPGLAAARNRMLDEAEDADLLALIDDDEQPSPGWLRSLLEVMERTGATAVTGPVESIPAHPLEDWLTGAGVFSRARHATDSARPGLATNNLLLDLRQVRELGLRFDPRFGLTGGEDSMFGQTLLRRGGTIVWCDESVVRELVPVERLTRPWVLTRATRSGETWVRVRTIDQPHRGVALRLRYAVTGAVRCLLDTARALICRARGDAKGVGRHQFSAAGARGMVRGAFGRTTEEYSRG; this comes from the coding sequence GTGAGTGCGGGCGCGCCCCAGCGACGCCTCGTCGTGGCGGTGGCGACCTTCCGGCGTCCGCAGCTTCTGGCGGGGCTGCTTCCGCTGCTCGACGAGCAGGCCCGCGATGTCGCCTCCGCTGAGCTGTCAAGCGGAATTCTCGTCGTCGACAACGACCCCGACGGCAGTGCCGGCCCACAGGTGACCACGGCGGCCCTCAGCACACCATTGAGCCTGGTGGCTGAGCCCCGGCCGGGGCTGGCTGCCGCCCGCAACCGCATGCTGGACGAAGCGGAGGATGCCGACCTCCTGGCCCTCATCGACGATGACGAGCAGCCCTCCCCCGGTTGGCTCCGAAGCCTGCTGGAGGTCATGGAGCGTACCGGCGCCACTGCGGTGACGGGCCCCGTCGAATCGATCCCGGCCCATCCCCTCGAAGACTGGCTCACCGGCGCCGGGGTGTTCTCCCGCGCCCGGCACGCCACCGACTCGGCGCGCCCGGGCCTCGCCACGAACAACCTTCTGCTCGACCTCCGGCAGGTCCGTGAGCTGGGACTGCGCTTCGACCCGCGTTTCGGTCTGACCGGGGGCGAGGACTCGATGTTCGGCCAGACCCTGCTGCGACGCGGCGGCACCATCGTCTGGTGCGACGAGTCGGTGGTCCGCGAACTCGTCCCGGTCGAGCGTCTCACCAGGCCATGGGTGCTCACCCGCGCCACCCGGTCCGGCGAGACCTGGGTGCGGGTCCGCACCATCGACCAGCCTCATCGCGGTGTCGCGCTGCGACTGCGGTACGCCGTCACCGGGGCCGTCCGCTGCTTACTGGATACCGCGAGGGCACTCATCTGCAGGGCCCGCGGGGACGCGAAGGGCGTTGGGCGCCATCAGTTCAGCGCTGCCGGGGCACGCGGGATGGTGCGAGGTGCCTTCGGTCGCACCACCGAGGAGTACTCGCGGGGCTGA
- a CDS encoding CDP-alcohol phosphatidyltransferase family protein: protein MNRPVGRVFAAALNELGLTPNQVSLVSAAFTAVGIVLLATVHASVWLGVVVWLLLAVGYALDSADGQVARLRGGGSVAGEWLDHVIDAFKAVCLPLAAAVGWYRFFPLEHDSWLLVPLVLAVATTVEFFGMILNDLLKARQGVPQATEQGGSSIVRSLMGLPTDYGVVCFSFVLWGFPRVFVIVYALLTLAEVAYVALALPTWFARMRRL, encoded by the coding sequence GTGAATCGCCCGGTCGGCCGGGTCTTCGCCGCGGCCCTGAACGAGTTGGGCCTCACGCCGAACCAGGTCTCTCTGGTCAGCGCGGCGTTCACCGCGGTCGGCATCGTCCTGCTGGCCACCGTGCATGCGTCCGTGTGGCTCGGAGTGGTGGTCTGGCTGCTGCTGGCCGTCGGCTACGCCCTGGACAGTGCCGACGGGCAGGTCGCCCGGCTGCGCGGCGGAGGGTCGGTGGCCGGGGAGTGGCTCGACCACGTGATCGACGCCTTCAAAGCCGTCTGCCTGCCTCTCGCCGCGGCCGTCGGCTGGTACCGGTTCTTCCCGCTGGAGCACGATTCCTGGCTACTGGTGCCGCTCGTTCTGGCGGTCGCCACCACCGTCGAGTTCTTCGGCATGATCCTCAACGACCTGCTCAAGGCCCGGCAGGGCGTCCCCCAGGCCACCGAGCAGGGCGGTTCCTCGATAGTGCGGTCGCTGATGGGTCTGCCCACCGACTACGGCGTGGTGTGCTTCTCCTTCGTGCTGTGGGGCTTCCCCCGCGTCTTCGTCATCGTCTACGCACTGCTGACCCTGGCCGAGGTGGCCTATGTGGCCCTGGCCCTGCCGACCTGGTTCGCCCGGATGCGCCGCCTCTGA
- a CDS encoding PIG-L family deacetylase, which yields MSGAGDLTGRTVLAVHPGAEMFGSDRMFLESVTGMVEGGARVVAALPMTGPLVARLEGAGASVVITRAFVLRKALMRPSGWPQLLADLAGGTRSALRLIGRVRPDAIYVSTIIEPLWPPLGRLHQVPVVSHVHEAERSLPVAALLYGPHALSTQVILNSRFTAGAFARVLPGPAHRARILLNGVEGPQDPPPPRPAIDGTLRLVYVGRLSPRKGPDLLLDVAQILADQGIDVNVTLVGDVFSGYEWYAEELRAKAEGMDVPVEFAGFEADVWPRLAAADILAVPSRADESFGNAVVEGVLALRPVVASDMSGLREAAEGYPTTRLVPACDAHAVATGIQEICDDWPAVVAAAPQARAEARRRLAPQIYRAGVRAAIATAVDAGRPGEEPRMNRSQARTSPALLATAPRRAAKTLVRTVSSTIIGALGVDATSAIAGRPTLVITPHPDDETFGCGATIARIRAGGTPVQLLVVSDGADSPRPDGVGPEAMIGLRRQETIAALAALGVDESAITFWDFPDGSVEAHRAELTDRVAGLLTDLSPEQVMVTSAHDRHPDHAVAGMATREAVARLRNRPRLLEYPIWQRIPAALYLRRGADSRISGPLLCRADGFREQKRAAVAAYQSQLPHFPAGWVEDFLRPFEHFTEVRA from the coding sequence ATGAGCGGAGCGGGAGACCTCACCGGCCGGACCGTGCTGGCCGTCCATCCGGGGGCGGAGATGTTCGGCTCGGACCGGATGTTCCTGGAGTCGGTGACCGGGATGGTCGAGGGCGGCGCGCGCGTCGTGGCGGCTCTCCCGATGACGGGGCCGCTGGTCGCGCGGCTGGAGGGGGCCGGTGCCTCCGTGGTGATCACCCGGGCCTTCGTGCTCCGCAAGGCGCTGATGCGCCCGTCCGGTTGGCCGCAGCTGCTGGCGGACCTGGCGGGCGGTACTCGTTCGGCGCTCCGACTGATCGGCAGGGTCCGTCCTGACGCGATCTACGTCAGTACGATCATCGAGCCCCTGTGGCCGCCGTTGGGACGGCTGCACCAGGTTCCGGTGGTCAGTCACGTCCATGAGGCTGAGAGGTCACTGCCGGTCGCAGCCCTGCTCTACGGCCCGCACGCGCTCTCGACACAGGTGATCCTCAACAGCCGCTTCACTGCCGGGGCGTTCGCCCGGGTGTTGCCCGGGCCGGCTCACCGGGCGCGGATCCTGCTCAACGGAGTCGAGGGACCGCAGGATCCGCCTCCTCCCAGGCCCGCCATCGACGGCACCCTGCGGCTGGTCTATGTCGGGCGACTGTCGCCGCGGAAGGGCCCGGATCTGCTGCTGGACGTCGCACAGATCCTTGCCGATCAGGGGATCGACGTGAATGTCACCCTGGTGGGGGACGTCTTCTCCGGCTACGAGTGGTACGCCGAGGAACTGCGCGCCAAGGCCGAGGGGATGGACGTCCCGGTGGAGTTCGCCGGATTCGAGGCCGACGTGTGGCCACGGCTGGCGGCCGCCGACATCCTGGCGGTGCCCTCGCGTGCCGACGAGTCCTTCGGCAACGCCGTCGTCGAGGGGGTGCTGGCACTGCGCCCGGTGGTCGCCTCGGACATGAGCGGCCTGCGGGAGGCCGCCGAGGGATATCCCACGACGCGCCTGGTTCCGGCCTGTGACGCTCACGCCGTCGCGACGGGGATCCAGGAGATCTGCGACGACTGGCCGGCGGTGGTCGCCGCCGCACCGCAGGCCCGCGCCGAGGCCCGGCGGCGTCTGGCCCCCCAGATCTATCGCGCAGGAGTGCGCGCGGCCATCGCTACTGCGGTCGACGCGGGCCGGCCCGGAGAGGAACCGAGGATGAACCGCTCACAGGCGAGAACAAGTCCGGCGTTGCTGGCGACGGCGCCCCGCAGAGCCGCCAAGACCCTCGTGAGGACGGTCTCCTCGACGATCATCGGCGCCCTGGGGGTCGATGCCACCTCGGCGATCGCCGGCCGTCCGACGCTCGTCATCACCCCCCACCCCGACGACGAGACCTTCGGCTGCGGGGCGACGATCGCGCGGATCCGGGCCGGTGGAACACCCGTACAGCTGCTCGTCGTCTCCGACGGGGCCGATTCACCGCGTCCCGATGGCGTGGGCCCGGAGGCCATGATCGGTCTGCGGCGCCAGGAGACCATCGCGGCGCTGGCGGCGCTCGGCGTCGACGAGTCCGCGATCACCTTCTGGGACTTCCCCGACGGCAGTGTGGAGGCCCACCGTGCCGAGCTGACCGATCGGGTCGCCGGCCTGCTGACCGACCTGTCCCCCGAACAGGTGATGGTCACCTCGGCCCATGACCGCCATCCCGACCATGCCGTCGCGGGCATGGCGACCCGCGAGGCCGTGGCGCGGCTGCGCAATCGCCCGAGGCTGCTGGAGTATCCGATCTGGCAGCGGATCCCGGCGGCGCTGTACCTGCGTCGTGGAGCGGACAGCCGGATCTCGGGCCCGCTCCTGTGCCGGGCGGACGGGTTCCGTGAACAGAAGAGGGCGGCCGTCGCCGCCTACCAGAGCCAGCTTCCGCACTTCCCGGCCGGTTGGGTGGAGGACTTCCTCCGGCCCTTCGAGCACTTCACCGAGGTGAGGGCCTGA
- a CDS encoding glycosyltransferase family 2 protein produces the protein MTASPFALVIVNYGSHQLIADNVAGPVAEEGARVYVVDNPSSVAECQAVRQLCAERGWTLVASAANVGFGAGVNQGVRAAISDGLDVFVLLNPDAAADGPVLAGLARAVREDPGGVISPRVVGSDGHTDFDGAMVSLRTGRTRMRWIDSDGDGEWVNWLTGACMAFDRSTFEETGGFGEEYFLYWEDVDFSRRAVACGRHLAVRHDLLVVHDEGGTQGSQGRRAKSHSYYYWNCRNRVVFGRRFARVAWRDWLAATPSQSWQILLRGGRRQLLEDPGTFVAAVRGTLAGILVTARPHPHTREGRR, from the coding sequence ATGACTGCCTCTCCCTTCGCCCTGGTGATAGTCAACTACGGTTCCCACCAGCTGATCGCCGACAACGTCGCGGGACCGGTCGCCGAAGAGGGCGCCCGCGTCTATGTGGTGGACAACCCCTCCAGCGTCGCCGAGTGCCAGGCCGTCCGGCAGCTGTGCGCCGAACGCGGGTGGACGCTGGTGGCCTCTGCGGCCAACGTCGGCTTCGGCGCCGGGGTCAACCAGGGCGTGCGCGCCGCGATCTCCGACGGGCTGGACGTCTTCGTGCTGCTCAATCCGGACGCCGCCGCCGACGGACCGGTGCTGGCCGGGCTGGCACGGGCCGTCCGGGAGGATCCGGGCGGCGTCATCTCGCCGCGGGTCGTGGGGTCAGACGGACACACCGATTTCGACGGGGCGATGGTGAGCCTGCGCACCGGCCGCACCCGGATGCGCTGGATCGACAGCGATGGCGATGGCGAATGGGTGAACTGGCTGACCGGGGCCTGCATGGCCTTCGACCGGAGCACCTTCGAGGAGACCGGAGGCTTCGGCGAGGAGTACTTCCTGTACTGGGAGGACGTCGACTTCTCCCGCCGGGCGGTGGCCTGCGGCCGGCACCTGGCGGTGCGTCACGACCTGCTGGTGGTCCACGACGAGGGCGGCACCCAGGGCTCCCAGGGCCGCCGCGCGAAATCCCATTCCTACTACTACTGGAACTGCCGCAACCGGGTGGTGTTCGGGCGCCGTTTCGCCCGCGTCGCCTGGCGGGACTGGCTGGCTGCGACCCCGTCCCAGTCCTGGCAGATCCTGTTGCGGGGAGGACGCCGCCAGCTCCTGGAGGATCCCGGCACCTTCGTTGCCGCCGTACGCGGCACCCTGGCCGGGATCCTGGTGACCGCCAGGCCCCACCCGCACACCCGGGAGGGCCGCCGATGA
- a CDS encoding DUF1972 domain-containing protein, with protein MEENVDGVLRIALIGTRGVPARYGGFETAVEQIGRRLADRGHRVTVFCRHSNDGGSESLQHYLGMDLVTLPAMRRRSLETLSHTALSVIHPVLRDVDSAILFNAANSPLLPVLRARRIPTATHVDGIEWKRAKWQGTGRTYYRVAEGMAVRLSDALIADARGIAEYYRDEFGADTREITYGAPIIDSSRSDKLAEKGLEPRRFHLVVARFEPENHILEIVEGYRRSGSRLPLVVAGAAPYSAEYTRAVHEAAGPADVRFIGSVWDQELLDQLYANCASYLHGHSVGGTNPSLLRASGAGAAVIAYDVVFNREVLNGNGLFFSDPDGVASALATVREDPQAAWSMGARLRTDIKPRYSWDTVTDRYEQLLRDLHRVGVTPLRSHPSGRRRGAR; from the coding sequence ATGGAGGAAAATGTGGACGGCGTTCTGAGGATCGCGCTCATCGGGACCCGGGGCGTACCCGCCCGGTACGGGGGCTTCGAGACCGCGGTCGAGCAGATCGGACGTCGGCTGGCGGACCGCGGGCACCGCGTCACCGTCTTCTGCCGTCACTCCAATGATGGTGGTTCCGAGTCTCTCCAGCACTACCTGGGGATGGATCTGGTGACCCTGCCGGCGATGCGCCGGCGGTCCCTGGAGACCCTCAGCCACACCGCCCTGTCCGTCATTCACCCGGTGCTGCGCGACGTCGACTCCGCGATCCTCTTCAACGCCGCGAACTCGCCCCTGCTGCCGGTGCTGCGAGCCCGCCGGATCCCCACCGCCACCCACGTCGACGGCATCGAGTGGAAGCGGGCGAAGTGGCAGGGGACAGGGCGCACCTACTACCGGGTCGCCGAGGGGATGGCGGTCCGTCTCTCCGACGCCCTCATCGCCGATGCCCGCGGCATCGCCGAGTACTACCGGGACGAGTTCGGGGCCGACACCCGCGAGATCACCTACGGCGCGCCGATCATCGACTCCTCACGTTCCGACAAGCTTGCGGAGAAGGGCCTGGAGCCCCGGCGCTTCCACCTGGTGGTCGCGCGCTTCGAGCCGGAGAATCACATCCTGGAGATCGTCGAAGGGTACCGGCGATCCGGCTCTCGTCTGCCGCTGGTGGTGGCCGGGGCGGCGCCCTATTCTGCCGAATACACCCGGGCGGTCCATGAGGCGGCCGGCCCGGCCGACGTCCGCTTCATCGGATCGGTGTGGGATCAGGAGCTCCTCGATCAGTTGTACGCCAACTGCGCCTCCTACCTTCACGGCCACAGCGTCGGCGGCACCAACCCGTCACTGCTGCGTGCCTCGGGGGCGGGGGCCGCGGTGATCGCCTACGACGTCGTGTTCAACCGCGAGGTGCTCAACGGCAACGGGCTGTTCTTCTCCGATCCGGACGGTGTGGCCAGCGCACTGGCCACGGTGCGGGAGGATCCGCAGGCGGCCTGGTCCATGGGGGCGAGGCTGCGCACCGACATCAAGCCCCGCTACTCCTGGGACACCGTCACCGACCGCTACGAGCAGCTGCTGCGCGATCTGCACCGGGTCGGCGTCACCCCGCTGCGCTCCCACCCGAGTGGGAGACGCAGGGGCGCGCGCTGA
- a CDS encoding glycosyltransferase: MDDVYHCAPEPRTAGSELDDLRVLVAVTTFRRIHLLPDLIARVQEEMAEAPCPARLLVVDNDPDCSARRVCETAGVGYLPVALPGIAAARQAALAAAADQELTVMVDDDVMPQAGWLCELVAVWRQTRAAVVMGFVQYVWPPDCDPWVSDSGFMRRTRHARAQELDYLATSNALFDTGQVRRLGVDFDTSLGLAGGEDTRFGRDVLAAGGRIVAAPDSVVRADIPPERATRDFARRRARTQGASRSQMLIDDPRPAVRLLRSGQHLLGGVARLAVFSTGARLIPARLDRRRNAVLSRRAWFAQGRILGALGKGSPLYTRRPTAH; this comes from the coding sequence GTGGACGATGTCTACCACTGTGCCCCCGAGCCGAGGACGGCAGGCTCTGAACTCGACGACCTGCGCGTCCTGGTGGCCGTCACCACCTTCCGGCGCATCCATCTGTTGCCCGATCTCATCGCGCGCGTCCAGGAGGAGATGGCCGAGGCGCCGTGCCCGGCGCGCCTGCTGGTGGTCGACAACGATCCGGACTGCTCGGCCCGTCGCGTCTGCGAGACCGCCGGCGTCGGCTATCTGCCGGTCGCCCTCCCCGGGATCGCCGCCGCCAGACAGGCCGCACTGGCCGCAGCCGCCGACCAGGAACTCACCGTCATGGTCGACGACGACGTGATGCCGCAGGCCGGATGGCTCTGTGAGCTCGTGGCGGTGTGGCGCCAGACCCGCGCCGCGGTGGTCATGGGTTTCGTGCAGTACGTATGGCCGCCCGACTGCGACCCGTGGGTGTCCGATTCGGGCTTCATGCGACGCACCCGCCATGCCCGCGCTCAGGAACTCGACTACCTCGCCACCAGCAATGCGCTCTTCGACACCGGCCAGGTGCGCAGGCTCGGCGTCGATTTCGACACCTCGCTGGGACTTGCCGGCGGCGAGGACACGCGATTCGGCCGCGACGTGCTGGCGGCCGGCGGACGGATCGTCGCGGCCCCCGACTCCGTGGTGCGCGCCGACATCCCGCCCGAGCGCGCAACCCGCGACTTCGCCCGCCGTCGGGCGAGGACCCAGGGCGCCTCTCGCTCGCAGATGCTCATCGATGATCCCCGGCCCGCGGTGCGTCTGCTGCGTTCTGGTCAGCATCTGCTCGGAGGGGTGGCGCGTCTGGCGGTGTTCTCCACCGGCGCACGGCTCATCCCCGCACGGCTGGACCGGCGGCGCAATGCGGTGCTCTCCAGGCGGGCATGGTTCGCGCAGGGTCGCATCCTTGGGGCGTTGGGCAAGGGTTCTCCGCTGTACACGCGTCGGCCGACTGCACACTGA